GAGCCGCCGCGGGCAGGCTGACGGGCAGGGACGGTGGTACTACGAGCTCACTATAGCGGAGCTCCGGCACATCCTCAAGCTGGCGCCGGGCGAGTACGGGAGGACCGGCAATATGAGGACCTATGTAATCGAGCTGCCCATCACCGAGATCAACGAGGCCCAGATTGGCCTGTACCTAGAGCCGGAGTACATCCGCAAGGGCAAGTACCTGCACGCGGTCCGGATACACTGCCAGCTGGTCAAGCGGGGGGACCCGGTGCCGGTCCAGCGTCAGCGGCAGGAGGAGGAGAGCGAGGAGGCTTATATAGCCGCCCATAGGGAGCGGTACGAGGCTATCCTTGCGGACATCCGCGCCCAGCCGGAGCTACCGGGTACGGGATGGGCAAGCCCCGCGATGCGGGAGATGGCCCAGCGGGCCGAGGCAATTAAGCGGCTAAGAGAGGAGACCGGCAAGCGGGGGAGAGGCCGGCCCCGCAAGGAGGGACGATGAGAGCGGTCGGCGTGGCAGTACTGCCAGACGGCACCGAGGTGCCGACACGATGGACCGGGGACGACTGGGAGACAGTACCCGGCGCAGTCAGGTATGAGCTGGTCGAGGCGTGGGACGACAGGACCATCGAGACGCTCCAGCTGGACAAGGCGCAGGCAGAGGGGCTGGCGGCCCGGGCCACCAGCAAGATCGACAAGGCCTACTACGCGGGGTACGCCTTGGCGATGGGGCACGCGCTGGCGGTGCTGGAGCGCGGGCTAGGGCCGGCCTTAGTGGCCGACGATGCCGTCAGGGCAGAGGCGGTGGCTAAGGTCCGGCGGGGCGGTCAGGCCCTTGAGTAGGGCCGGACCGGAGGGGTCCAGGGGCGGGGCCCCTGGCTCACGGACAATTTGCCCCGCAAATTGTGTAGTGAGTACCCAATCCGTGGACAGGATTGGGTTGCCGTGGTAGACTGGTGTCTATCAGTCTACCACGGGGAGGGGGCGGCGGCGATGGCTTACTGTATCATGAGGACCCGCAAGCTCAAG
Above is a genomic segment from Treponema sp. J25 containing:
- a CDS encoding replication initiation protein, with product SRRGQADGQGRWYYELTIAELRHILKLAPGEYGRTGNMRTYVIELPITEINEAQIGLYLEPEYIRKGKYLHAVRIHCQLVKRGDPVPVQRQRQEEESEEAYIAAHRERYEAILADIRAQPELPGTGWASPAMREMAQRAEAIKRLREETGKRGRGRPRKEGR